CTGCCCCCACATTAGCAGGTAAGGGTAGATTCTGCCAAGTTTTACCCCCATCGGAGGAACTGTATAATTTACCTTCTTCATCCCCGAAAAAAATTCGCCCCGGATTGTTGGGGGTAATAGCTAGAGAGGTTATCAGTGCCGTGGTGGGGAAAATATTTGACCAATTTTTACCGCCATCTTCGGTTAAATAAACCCCTTTTTCTAATCCCACTGCCGCTACTATATTGGGATCGGAAGGGGCAATTTCTAGGAAGTTAATAAAGTTAGTTTCTAAACCCTGATTAACTTTCTGCCAAGATTCCCCCGCATCTTCACTTTTATAAATACCATTAGATCTTGAAGCTAAATAGAGAATATTTTTATTGAGGGGAGATAGGGACAGGGAACTTAATTCCCCCGTATAATCTAAACCTTGAATTAATCTTTTCCAGTTGCTACCTCCGTCGCTAGATTTATAAAAGTTATTTCGCACCAATATATATACTGTATTATCTGTCTGGAAATCGGGAGAAACTTCTACTTGACTAATCACATCATGGGGACGATGGGCAAAAACGGGATTACTCCAAAGACAAAAAACTGTAGCAATTATCAATAAAATGAGATTAAACTTGTGGGCGAATCTCAGCAAACTTTGGCGATTAATCATAGTTAAACTGCTAATATCGAGGATAAAAATTGCCCTAATCTAGCAAAGGGCGATCAAAATTTAAGCAAGGGTTCTGTAAGAGTATAGACAAAAATAGCGATTATAACCATTACTAAAATCGGGCTTATTTGCTATCAGCATAGATTAGAACCAATCTCTACACTTTGATTATTGTAGAGACTCATTGCCTTTTGTAACCCTTGTTTGAGACCAAGTTCGATCGCTTTTCTGGACAAGTCTAACACTTTCAAGATTACTTCGTTTTCTTGGGGGGTGAATCGGCCTAAAACATGGGAAATAGTCGCTTTTTCGGTTGATTTACCGATTCCTATGCGTAAACGAGCGAATTTTTCCGTGCCAACGTGGGCAATCATCGATTTAATACCGTTGTGTCCGCCCGCCGATCCCGATAGACGGATTCTCAACCGGCCTAGGGGTAGATCCATATCATCGTAAATGACTAAAATCGACTCTGGTGCTAGTTTATACCAGTCCAGCACCGAGCGCACCGATTGCCCGGAGCGATTCATATAGGTTTGGGGTTTCAAAAGACGAATTTTGCCCGGGAGAGGACCGTCACCCTCGGCGATAAAACCTTGAAATCGCTTGTTTTCCTGCCAAGATAGCCCCCAATCCCGCGCTAATGAGTCCACAGCTTCAAAACCGATATTATGACGGGTGCGATCATATTTGGGTTCGGGATTGCCCAAACCGATAATTAGCCGAGGAATGATTAAATTGGGGGTTTTATCGGAATTCATAGGGGAAAATCGGGCTTTTAACAATGACCCGACTCTCATTATCACCGAATTAGCACTCCGAGCGCTGGAACAAAGTTTCCAGATAAACCTTGGCACAGCTATTTTGCTCCTCAAAATTCATCCTTTCGGAGGATTGACAATTAAGCAGAAAAAATGAAAGAGCCGCCGTAAACACACCATCTTGATCCCAACCGGGGTGAGTTTCTAGGTATTGTTGTAGGGATTGGTGGAGGATTTCGGGGATTTCTGCCAAGATACTGACTGATGTATTCATATCGTTTACCTCTGATCGGAAGTGGGGAAATCCCTGACTGGTGCAGTGGACAGTAAGGACTATTGTGAGCCAAGTTGGGGGGAGTTGCAATATTACCAGATGTAAAGGAATGCTTTAGAAAAACTTAATATTTACGAGGGAATAAGGGTTAGAGCTAGATTTTATTTACTTAACTTAACAGTAACTCAGTATCTATCGATGGGGATTTTGACAATCAAGATTAATTTTTTCTCGAAGCAAGTGCCGATTCTATCGCTGTTGCCTGTGGAAAAGTCTGGGTAAACTGTGGAAAACTTAAGATTGAGTGGGGAAATACTGGGGAATGTATGGGGGAAAACATTGGGGAAAAATAAGATTTGCAAATTTTAATCAGTAGTGGTGCCAAATTAATTTTCATCTTTGAAATAGGCACTCTTGCCAGAGTACCTTTTCTAGCTGAGTGCTGGCTGCTATGCTTTTACCACCAATACTGAACAGGTAGCTTCTGCCACCACGAGACTACTCACAGAATCTTCGATCACCCGTTGAACTCCCGTTAATCCCCGGCTACCGATCACGATCAGATCGGCATGATATATATTAGCTAAACGAATAATTTCCTCCGCCGGATCACCAAAGATGACCTCGATTTCACTGGGAGCAGCAATCTGGGATTGATAGCCGCGCAATTGATCTTCAATGATCTCACGGGAGGGGTGAGGACGATCAACTGGCGATTCATCTCCCTCCTTGCCGAGGATATGGGTGAGTATGACGCGAGAATTTGCCGTCAGAGAAAGGGAATTCAAAGCATGGAGGACTCGATGGGATGATTCCCCACAATCTAAGGCAACAACAATATTTTTAAACATTTTGACTAAATCCTGCCGCTAAATAAACTTCCAATTAAGATCCCAGGGCAAAAAATCTTTTATCGTGCCATTATCTAAGGATAATAAGCCTAGATAAACAATTTTATCGGTTATTACGATCGGTTAAGATTTCGTAACCCGTGGCGGTTACTAAGACAGTATGTTCAAACTGAGCCGAGAGAGCATTATCCATCGTCACCACCGTCCAACGATCGCGCAAAGTTCTGGTATGTTTAGATCCCGCGTTGACAATTGGTTCAATGGCTAGAGTCATCCCGGCGCGGAGCTTGACATTGGGTAACTCATTAGTGCGAAAATTAAATACCGAGGGTTCTTCGTGGAGATTTCTGCCGACTCCATGACCGGTAAAATCTTCTACCACTTGAAAACCGTTAGCTTGAACGTGATCTTCGATCGCTCCTGCGATATCGAGCAGATAATTGCCGGCTTTTACCTGATTTATGCCTTTATATAAAGCTTCTTCCGCCACGCGGATTAATTTTTCGGCTTTGGGAGAGACGGAACCGATAGCGATCGTGATACAGGAATCCCCATGATAACCTTGGTAGTAGGCCCCCGTATCTACCTTTAACACAGAACCGGCTTTGAGGCGTTTTTTCGGGCTAGGGATACCGTGAACGACTTCGTTATCAACGGAGGCACAAATCGAGGCAGGAAAGCCATAATAACCTTTAAAACTGGGAGTAGCACCCATTGCGCGGATACGTTTTTCCGCATAGGCATCCAGATCCGCCGTTGTCATCCCGGGTTGAGCGATCTCGGCAATTTCCTTGAGGACTGTGGCGGCAATTTTACCCGCTTGTCGCATAATAACGATTTCTGCGGCGGATTTGGTTTCGATTCCCCGGCGGCTTTTCTGTACTCGCGGCGAACCTATTTGCTCTGGAGTTTTAGTTTCGGGAAAAAGCAGCTTGGTTAGGATATTCATGGAAAGTTGGCTGTCGAGTCTTTACTTAACTTAGCATTTTCCCAGCGATCGATGACCACTCTAGAGAAATCAAAAATCTTCCCTTAGCTGAGGAGACAGGACATAGGAGTGGGGAGAAGGGAGTGTGGTAGTAGGGAGATGAGGATAAAAAAGACAAGAGACAATTATTATAGGCATAAAACCGAAGATTATCGCAAATTTATCTGATTTTTAAGATATTTTGAGCCGATAGCACCTCGAGAACTTACTTTTGCAGGAGGTCTCAGGAACATCTAGAAAAGCTATAGTAGGAAAAAGGCTATTTTTCTGGCGAGGTGACAATTTATGGCAGTCAAAAAAGAGTTTTCCAGTTTTGAGGAACTGTTGCAAACCACTAATCTTCCCGTGTTAGTGGATTTCTATGCCACTTGGTGTGGTCCTTGTCAAATGATGGCTCCGATTCTAGAACAAACGGGAATGTATTTCAAAAATCGCCTACAAATTGTCAAAATTGATACAGACAAATATCCCAATTTAGCCAGTAAGTACGGTATTCAAGCTTTACCCACTTTAGTAGTCTTTAAAAATGGTCAACCGATCGATCGAATCGAGGGAGTGCTGCAGGTTAACCAACTGGTTCAACATTTACAAACTCTGTTGTAAGATGATTTTGAACCAGAACTAGGAGTTAGTGTCATGGCAAAGGCGATTTGGAATGGTGCAGTGGTAGCGGAAAGCGATAACTGCGAAATTGTCGAGGGAAACTACTATTTTCCCCCCGATACCATCAAAGCTGAATATTTTCAACCCAGTAACACCCATACGATTTGTTCTTGGAAAGGAGAGGCTAGTTACTATACTCTCAGGGTAGATGGACAGGACAATAAAGATGCCGCTTGGTATTATCCCGATCCTAAGCCAAAAGCCCAAAATATCAAAGGATATATCGCCTTTTGGCGAGGTGTGCAGGTTGAGAAATGATCGCCATCTACCCCGGCAGCTTCGATCCAGTTACACTCGGTCATTTAGATATTATCGAACGTAGTGTGCCACTATTCGAGCGAGTCATCGTGGCAGTTCTCTGCAATCCCCATAAAAACCCCTTATTTAGCGTCGAACAACGCATAGAACAGATCAGCTACTGTACAAAACACCTGAAAAACGTTGAGATAGACAGTTTTTCAGGATTAACGGTTGAATATGCCAGATTGAGAGGGGCCAAGGTACTTTTGCGGGGGTTGCGAGTCCTCTCCGACTTTGAAAAAGAACTGCAAATGGCCCATACCAATAAAACTCTCTGGGAAGGGATCGAAACGGTTTTTTTAGCCACCACTAAAGAATATAGTTTTTTAAGCAGTAGCGTGGTTAAAGAAATCGCTCAATTCGGTGGCTCCGTCAGCCATCTAGTCCCGGAAAACGTTTCTAGAGATATTTACTCATACTACAGTTAACATACTAGAATACAGTAATGAGGACGATCTGAACCTATGGCGCGCCGAGAACCTAATGATCGCAGAAAAGCAGTACCTAACACTTCTAATAGTGGGGTTCCCAGTCCACCCGTCGATTTCGATATCTATCAGGATTTGGCGCGTCTGCAAGAGATGATTTTTGATAGTTTCCATATCCCCCTCACCCGTTGGACAATGATCGATGAGGGACAGATATCCGAACAGATCGATCTCATCTATGAAACCGTGCCACCGGCAGTACAGAAAGCTTTAGCAATTTTGCAGGAAGAACAGGAAATTATCACTAAAGCGGAAGAATACGCTCAACAAGTCCTTCGTTCCGCTCAACAAAGAGCCGCCCAAATTCTCGATGAGTCCGGTATTATTCAACAAGCAGAACGGCAAGCGGCCCAAATTCGTCAACGGGTTCAGCAGGAGTGCGAATCCTTGCAACAACAAACCCTCGATGAAATCGAACAGATGCGTCACAGCGCCGTGCAGGAAGTGCAACAGTTACGACAAAAAACCCAAGTTGAATGTCATGAAATTCAAAAAGGCGCTGACAACTATGCCGAAGCGGTTTTAGAAGATCTCGAGGGACAATTAGGGCAAATGTTACAAGTTATCCGCAACGGTCGTCAACAGGTAAGATCGAAACCAACATCGTTAAAAAATCTACCCGGAGAACGTCCTTAATCAGTTATCAGTTATCAGTTATCAGTTATCAGATGTAAGTTTTAAGTTAATTAGTTAGTTATCTTTATCCCTGATTACTGTTTACTATTTACCGATCACTACTGATAAATGATAACGGAATTTCATGAATAACTCCTCCTCGAATTCCCATTTATTCGGACGCTTTCTCAGCGGGTTATTCAGCTGGAAAATTTGGTTATTTGTCCAGATATTTCAAGGCAGTAAAAGCTTTTATCGATTCCTGTATCATTATTTATATCGTCGTCCTAAAATTGATCGCATTCTCGGTAGCGATGTCATCTATATTCCTGAGAAAAAACTTTATAGCATTCCCCTCGATGTGCTGAAAATGGAGCAGCAAATGGTTAATAGTGATCACCAGCAATTGACTTCTGTTACTACTTGGAAAGTTAAAACGATTCATCCTACCATCACCGAAACCGAGATCCAATTCCACGATATTACCGTCGATTTACAACAGGTACACCTGATTAAATCAGACCTTGATAACTACGATTATACTAATACTCGCCGCTTGGCTCCTCTGGTGAAAACCTTACTTTTTGAAATTAACCCCAAAATTGCCAGTTTAGTGGAAAAGAGAAATCAATTACATAGACTGCGAAATCTGGCCGCATCTTCGGAAATTTTTCATTCACAAACCCCATTGTATGATCGAGCAATTAATCAAGTCCAGCTAATTATTGATCAAGCGGAAACTTTGAGACAAGAATGTTTAAAATTTATCCGAGAAACTCTGATCGAACGGGAATTAGTGCAATCCGATATCGATAGCAATCTCATTAATTGTAACCTCGATTTTGCCAGTCAATATCAACTAATTCAAGAAAAATATCAACTCTGGAAAGAAGAGGTACAAGCTTATTTTGAATTAAAAGATTCTTCCCTACCTAAAAATTAACTATGGTTATCAGTTATCAGTTATCAGTTATCAGTTATCAGTTATCAGTGATCAGTGATCAGTGATCAGTTACAGGATTTAGTGTAGAGTTCTTGCGTAATTAATTTTTGAGGGTTCAAAAACGGCAAAAATAATGATTAAATTGCATAAAATATGTAAATATAGCGGTTCTCGCATCTGTGCGGCACACTTAAACCTTTGCTGATTAAACTTTTCAACATCGATAATGTACCTCGTGCGAACAGGAAACGCTATAGACCATTTAATTGATTATTATTCATTCTTAATTCTCCTGACTCCTGACTTCTAACCCTAACAACAATTTTTGATTTTTACAACAGGATTTAGTATTATGTCTAATTTAACGGCAATTCGTGAACATATTTTTGCTTGGGGAAAACGCACCTATATCATGGGTGTTTTGAATGTTACTCCCGATAGTTTTAGTGATGGGGGAGAATTTGACAATGTTGAAAATGCCCTGCTACAGGCGATGAAAATGATCGAGGCCGGGGCTGATATAATCGATATCGGTGGTCAATCCAGCCGTCCGGGAGCCGAAGAAATTAGCCTAGAAGCAGAATTATCGCGAGTTATCCCCGTCATCACCGCTATTCGACAACAAAGTTCTATTCCTATCTCTCTCGATACCACTAGGGCGATCGTCGCGGCCGAAGGTATCGCCGCCGGGGCCGATTTGATCAATGATATTTCTGGGGGAACCTTCGATCGCCTATTATTGCCCACGGTGGCTAAATTGGCTGTTCCCATCATCCTCATGCACCTGCGGGGCAATCCGCAAACGATGCAATCCTTAACACATTATGATGATTTAGTCAAGGAAATTAAAGAATTTTTACAGAATCGCGTTAAGGAAGCTTTACAGTGGGGTGTTGCTAGGGAAAATATTATCATCGATCCGGGGATTGGTTTCGCCAAAACCGGGACACAAAATCTTGAGTTATTGCGAGAATTAGGGCAATTTCGGGATTTAGGTTTACCTATTTTAATTGGATTGTCGAGAAAACGCTTTATCGGCGAGATTACAGGCAAAGATGACCCAAAAGAACGAGTTTTCGGAACGGCGGCGGCCTGTGCTATAGCGATCGCTAAGGGGGCCGATATCCTGCGCGTCCATGATGTGGCCGCGATCGTAGATGTGAGTAAAGTGGTGGACGCAATCGAGCGAAGTTGAAAATTTTTGCTAGTCTTAGAATCATCCACAGTTCGATCGAAATTAGCGATGAATAGCCAACTAACCAGCGATCATTGTATGTTACCCGTGATTCGATCTCCCCGGGATTATCAAGTTTTTCGCATTAGCGCTGGGGATACGAATCGTTTAGCGATCGTCTTCGATTCTACCGTAGCGGGGGATTCCTTGACCGTCTGTGTGGAAATTTTCGATCCTCACGGTTGCACCCCTACCCATCGTCATCATTTTGCCGTAGAAATGTTTTTTATCCTCAAAGGGGAGGGAATGGCTATCTGTGATGGTAAACCGATTCCCCTAGGTCCAGGGGATAGTTTATTAGTCCGTCCCACGGGTATTCACGAGATTAGAAATGTGGGAGACGGAAGACTTTATGCACTATGTTTTATGGTTCCCAATGAGGATTTTTCGGAATTAATTCGCAATGGTATCCCAGAGGAGTTAGACGCAGAAGATTTAGAGGTGTTGATGGGAACTATTAAAGGATAGTCAAGCCATATTATCCCTTAAATTTTGGGCTTTTTTTTCAGGAAAAGAGCGATAAAAAAGGTAAAGGTTCCTCCCAGAAGTCCGAAGATTAGCCAATTTAATCTTGGATAGCCTTTATTGATAGCGATGACTGTAGCAAGGCCACCGATGAGACAATGCCAGAAAAAAAGCAACAAGAATAAATCCAAGCTCGGGGAAATATCAGCAATTAGTTTCATATTTTATCAGTAGAGCGATCGAGTTAATTTTTTAGATAGCAAATCTCTAGAATTTTTCCAATGACCGAATCCCTTAGCCTGTGTTATGTTTACTCACATCGATTAAGTATTTCTCTTATTTTTTTGTCCAAGGCCATTTTGTTCCCATCTCGGTTAAAGCTGAAAAAACTAGATAGAGAATGAGAAAAGCAACACAAAAGAAGAAAGTCAATAAGTCGTTATTCATCGAGTTATCCCTGATAGCTTAAAGGTCACTGATTCACTACTATCCATTCTACTTAGCAATTACTGCTTTTCTAGATTGTTGAAACAGGTTTGATTATTGTTGCTGTTGTGCCAAATAGTTAAGCACTGTTTCCAGAGTCAAGTCTAAGCGTTCCGAGATTTGTTGCGGGGTTAAACCGAGGTCTTGCATCAGAGGAATTGTTTTCAATTTTTGCAAGTTTATTCCCTGTTCAATTCCCTGTTCAATTCCCTGTTCAATTCCCTGTTCAATTCCCTGTTCAATTCCCTGTTCAATTCCATCTTCAAAAGCTTCTTGATAGAAACGAGTTTGTTTTAGGTCTTGTAGTTCTAACATAGCTTCAATTTCCTCTCGACTTTTTTGGGGTAACTTATAAATGATGATCGTTTCGATTAAATCAATGACATTTTTCTGTACTAAGCGATCGCTCACTTCTCTTTGAGCCTGTTTAATTAAAATCTTAGCAGAATTAACAGCTTGACTCTCACTTTCCGTAACCAATTTGATCAGCGCGATCGCTAAGGAAGGAGTCTCGTCATTTGGCAATTCATCCAGATAGATTCTTTTAATCCTGGCCAAGGATAACAAATCTGCAAATTGCTGGGGATGTTCTCGCTCAATTTCTCGGCTAGGATAAATAACAACTATCTGCCACGGTGACAAAGGTTTATACTGTCTAAGATACAAGAAAAGTTCTGAAAATAATCGATAATATAGGTCTTCATCCTTTTGAAACTGCACTTCTACCAGATAAAAAGGCAAATTTTCCAGATTATCGAGCGGCAAAAATAAACCATCCAATCGAAAAGCTAGTTGTTTGACTTCTTGGGAAGTAAATCGATAATTGCTAACGATAGCATCGGGTCGTTCGATTAATTCAAAGAACGAATCGGGAAAATCGAGAAACATTCGATAGAATATGCTGTCAGTTTTCATGTCATCGCTGATAGCTTAAAGGTCACTGATTTACTACTATTAATTTGCCAACTACTTAGAAATTGCTGCTTTTCTAGATTGTTGAAACAGGTTTGATTATTGTTGCTGTTGTGCCAAATAGTTAAGCACTGTTTCCAGAGTCAAGTCTAAGCGTTCCGAGATTTGTTGCGGGGTTAAACCGACTTCTTGCAGTAGAGGAATTGTTTTCAATTTTTGCAAGTTTATTCCCTGTTCAATTCCCTGTTCAATTCCCTGTTCAATTCCCTGTTCAATTCCCTGTTCAATTCCCTGTTCAATTCCCCGTTCAATTCCCTGTTCAATTCCCTGTTCAATTCCCTGTTGAATACCATCTCCAAAAGCTTCTTGATAGAAACGAGTTTGTTTTAGGTCTTGTAGTTCTAACATAGCTTCAATTTCCTCTCGACTTTTTTTGGGTAACTTATAAATGATGATCGTTTCGATTAAATCAATGACATTTTTCTGTACTAAGCGATCGCTCACTTCTCTTTGAGCCTGTTTAATTAAAATCTTAGCAGAATTAACAGCTTGACTCTCACTTTCCGTAACCAATTTGATCATGGCGATCGCTAAGGAAGGAGTCTCATCATTGGCCACTTCATCCAGATAGATTCTTTTAATCCTGTCCAAGGATAACAAATCTGCAAATTG
This portion of the Microcystis aeruginosa NIES-2549 genome encodes:
- the pth gene encoding aminoacyl-tRNA hydrolase, which encodes MNSDKTPNLIIPRLIIGLGNPEPKYDRTRHNIGFEAVDSLARDWGLSWQENKRFQGFIAEGDGPLPGKIRLLKPQTYMNRSGQSVRSVLDWYKLAPESILVIYDDMDLPLGRLRIRLSGSAGGHNGIKSMIAHVGTEKFARLRIGIGKSTEKATISHVLGRFTPQENEVILKVLDLSRKAIELGLKQGLQKAMSLYNNQSVEIGSNLC
- a CDS encoding DUF2811 domain-containing protein — encoded protein: MNTSVSILAEIPEILHQSLQQYLETHPGWDQDGVFTAALSFFLLNCQSSERMNFEEQNSCAKVYLETLFQRSEC
- a CDS encoding universal stress protein, translated to MFKNIVVALDCGESSHRVLHALNSLSLTANSRVILTHILGKEGDESPVDRPHPSREIIEDQLRGYQSQIAAPSEIEVIFGDPAEEIIRLANIYHADLIVIGSRGLTGVQRVIEDSVSSLVVAEATCSVLVVKA
- the map gene encoding type I methionyl aminopeptidase, translating into MNILTKLLFPETKTPEQIGSPRVQKSRRGIETKSAAEIVIMRQAGKIAATVLKEIAEIAQPGMTTADLDAYAEKRIRAMGATPSFKGYYGFPASICASVDNEVVHGIPSPKKRLKAGSVLKVDTGAYYQGYHGDSCITIAIGSVSPKAEKLIRVAEEALYKGINQVKAGNYLLDIAGAIEDHVQANGFQVVEDFTGHGVGRNLHEEPSVFNFRTNELPNVKLRAGMTLAIEPIVNAGSKHTRTLRDRWTVVTMDNALSAQFEHTVLVTATGYEILTDRNNR
- the trxA gene encoding thioredoxin, which translates into the protein MAVKKEFSSFEELLQTTNLPVLVDFYATWCGPCQMMAPILEQTGMYFKNRLQIVKIDTDKYPNLASKYGIQALPTLVVFKNGQPIDRIEGVLQVNQLVQHLQTLL
- a CDS encoding DUF427 domain-containing protein; the encoded protein is MAKAIWNGAVVAESDNCEIVEGNYYFPPDTIKAEYFQPSNTHTICSWKGEASYYTLRVDGQDNKDAAWYYPDPKPKAQNIKGYIAFWRGVQVEK
- the coaD gene encoding pantetheine-phosphate adenylyltransferase, coding for MIAIYPGSFDPVTLGHLDIIERSVPLFERVIVAVLCNPHKNPLFSVEQRIEQISYCTKHLKNVEIDSFSGLTVEYARLRGAKVLLRGLRVLSDFEKELQMAHTNKTLWEGIETVFLATTKEYSFLSSSVVKEIAQFGGSVSHLVPENVSRDIYSYYS
- the folP gene encoding dihydropteroate synthase — translated: MSNLTAIREHIFAWGKRTYIMGVLNVTPDSFSDGGEFDNVENALLQAMKMIEAGADIIDIGGQSSRPGAEEISLEAELSRVIPVITAIRQQSSIPISLDTTRAIVAAEGIAAGADLINDISGGTFDRLLLPTVAKLAVPIILMHLRGNPQTMQSLTHYDDLVKEIKEFLQNRVKEALQWGVARENIIIDPGIGFAKTGTQNLELLRELGQFRDLGLPILIGLSRKRFIGEITGKDDPKERVFGTAAACAIAIAKGADILRVHDVAAIVDVSKVVDAIERS
- a CDS encoding cupin domain-containing protein — translated: MNSQLTSDHCMLPVIRSPRDYQVFRISAGDTNRLAIVFDSTVAGDSLTVCVEIFDPHGCTPTHRHHFAVEMFFILKGEGMAICDGKPIPLGPGDSLLVRPTGIHEIRNVGDGRLYALCFMVPNEDFSELIRNGIPEELDAEDLEVLMGTIKG
- a CDS encoding Rpn family recombination-promoting nuclease/putative transposase; its protein translation is MKTDSIFYRMFLDFPDSFFELIERPDAIVSNYRFTSQEVKQLAFRLDGLFLPLDNLENLPFYLVEVQFQKDEDLYYRLFSELFLYLRQYKPLSPWQIVVIYPSREIEREHPQQFADLLSLARIKRIYLDELPNDETPSLAIALIKLVTESESQAVNSAKILIKQAQREVSDRLVQKNVIDLIETIIIYKLPQKSREEIEAMLELQDLKQTRFYQEAFEDGIEQGIEQGIEQGIEQGIEQGIEQGINLQKLKTIPLMQDLGLTPQQISERLDLTLETVLNYLAQQQQ
- a CDS encoding Rpn family recombination-promoting nuclease/putative transposase, with the protein product MKTDSIFYRMFLDFPDSFFELIAQPDAIVSNYRFTSQEVKQLAFRLDGLFLPLDNLENLPFYLVEVQFQKDEDLYYRLFSELFLYLRQYKPLSPWQIVVIYPSREIEREHPQQFADLLSLDRIKRIYLDEVANDETPSLAIAMIKLVTESESQAVNSAKILIKQAQREVSDRLVQKNVIDLIETIIIYKLPKKSREEIEAMLELQDLKQTRFYQEAFGDGIQQGIEQGIEQGIERGIEQGIEQGIEQGIEQGIEQGIEQGINLQKLKTIPLLQEVGLTPQQISERLDLTLETVLNYLAQQQQ